In Lotus japonicus ecotype B-129 chromosome 5, LjGifu_v1.2, one genomic interval encodes:
- the LOC130720507 gene encoding tapetal oleosin GRP-16 encodes MGGGKGGSSGGGGAKGGSSGSSAAKGSGGGSMKAPGGGGASISRGAFESNPQGYFSGLHAAQKGNK; translated from the coding sequence ATGGGTGGAGGAAAAGGTGgtagcagtggtggtggtggtgccaaaGGTGGTAGCAGTGGTAGTAGTGCCGCCAAAGGGTCAGGTGGGGGCTCTATGAAGGCccccggtggtggtggtgcttccATCTCCCGGGGTGCATTTGAGAGTAACCCTCAAGGGTACTTCAGTGGCTTACATGCTGCTCAAAAGGGAAATAAGTAG
- the LOC130720505 gene encoding F-box/kelch-repeat protein At3g06240-like — METQIHHLPQDLITRILLRLPVKSLLRVKAVCKFWRSLISDPHFAKSHYELATPRLVFNTKLGIQTMDLDGWLHSNPISEPINVDFLSTYSYIRIVGSCRGFLLLESMANRISHIWLWNPSTHVHKRVPTSPFDRNLHCNIYGFGYDSSEDDYLVVQVPTTLAPLRRLVPVQFFSMRANMWKCIEGINSRPLNLACSDRRPGLLFNEAIHWVAYDHDKSMDVIIVFDLMEKRILEIPHPDPVDLARRLSSCNLWVYGRFLSLSVKRRDKFEIFVMDNYKAQSSWTKTIVLSLSGICPVCSTKGGDIVMDGFTKLVKYTDNGEQLEHCEYRGYLESRVPIYIESMLSLPGVDEQS, encoded by the coding sequence ATGGAGACTCAAATCCACCATCTGCCTCAAGATTTGATAACTAGAATCCTGTTGAGGTTGCCGGTAAAGTCTCTTTTACGCGTCAAGGCTGTGTGCAAGTTTTGGCGGTCTCTCATATCGGATCCCCATTTTGCAAAATCACATTATGAACTTGCTACTCCTAGACTTGTGTTCAATACCAAGCTTGGTATTCAAACCATGGACTTAGATGGATGGCTTCACTCTAATCCTATTTCTGAACCAATCAATGTTGACTTTTTGTCTACGTACTCTTATATTCGAATTGTAGGCTCGTGTAGAGGCTTTCTGCTATTGGAATCTATGGCAAATCGGATCAGCCATATATGGTTGTGGAATCCATCCACACATGTCCACAAACGAGTACCTACATCTCCTTTTGACCGCAACCTTCATTGTAATATATATGGTTTTGGGTAtgattcatcagaagatgactACTTGGTGGTTCAAGTGCCCACAACACTCGCCCCACTTAGACGTTTAGTACCTGTGCAGTTTTTCTCAATGAGAGCTAATATGTGGAAATGTATTGAAGGTATCAATTCACGTCCCTTGAACCTCGCTTGTAGTGATCGAAGACCCGGGTTGCTCTTCAACGAGGCCATTCACTGGGTGGCTTATGACCATGATAAATCAATGGATGTTATTATTGTCTTTGATTTGATGGAAAAGAGAATTTTAGAGATACCGCACCCAGACCCAGTTGATCTTGCCCGTcgtctttcatcttgtaatttgtGGGTGTATGGAAGATTTTTGAGTCTATCGGTTAAGAGGAGGgataaatttgaaatatttgttATGGATAATTACAAAGCACAGTCTTCTTGGACCAAGACCATTGTTCTATCTTTGAGTGGCATTTGCCCTGTATGCTCTACAAAAGGTGGGGATATTGTTATGGATGGTTTCACTAAACTGGTGAAGTATACTGATAATGGAGAACAACTAGAGCATTGCGAATATCGTGGTTATCTAGAATCCCGGGTGCCCATCTATATAGAGTCGATGCTTTCACTCCCGGGTGTCGATGAGCAAAGCTGA
- the LOC130720506 gene encoding uncharacterized protein LOC130720506: MGNYVSCTLAPSLMRTSKATRVVFPSGEVKQFREIVKAAELMLEHPTYFLVNSRSLQIGRRFSALGADEELEFGNVYIFFPMRRVNSFVTGADVAVLFLAANSAAKRLSAGKTRVQPENGGGEWQQGEAAAEEGEDKDEVPRLSLEGVDSGFRYRLSYCRSKMPVLETIKEETSRSAR; the protein is encoded by the coding sequence ATGGGTAACTACGTTTCATGCACTTTAGCACCTTCTCTGATGAGAACCTCGAAGGCAACGAGGGTAGTCTTCCCCTCCGGCGAGGTGAAGCAGTTCAGGGAGATCGTGAAGGCGGCGGAGCTCATGCTGGAACACCCCACTTATTTCCTTGTGAATTCACGGTCGCTGCAGATTGGTCGGAGATTCTCCGCTCTCGGCGCCGACGAGGAGCTGGAGTTTGGGAACGTGTACATCTTCTTTCCGATGAGGAGGGTCAACTCTTTCGTCACGGGTGCTGACGTGGCGGTGCTGTTTTTGGCGGCTAATTCCGCCGCCAAACGGTTGTCTGCTGGGAAGACACGTGTCCAGCCGGAGAACGGTGGCGGAGAGTGGCAGCAGGGTGAGGCTGCGGCGGAGGAAGGTGAGGACAAAGACGAGGTTCCGAGGTTGAGTTTGGAAGGAGTTGACTCTGGGTTTCGGTATCGGTTGAGTTATTGTAGGTCAAAGATGCCTGTTTTGGAAACTATAAAGGAAGAAACAAGTAGATCAGCAAGGTga